The Magnolia sinica isolate HGM2019 chromosome 3, MsV1, whole genome shotgun sequence genome includes the window agagagagagagagagagagagagagagagagagagagaaagagttcaTATTCCTTCTGATTAAAACATGGGATTGACACAAAAAGTCAGATAACACATCTTATAATGCGCTGAAATCACACATTTTGCTTTATTAATTACTTTGTTTAAGTCGATGTCATTGATTGTTAAGCCCTCCATATTCATATTTCTAATCAATATCTATTTTGACAAACAGAATTCTATAACGAAAAATAGGAAAGATTACCATTTTTCGAAGGCATCGGCAGAGAGTGATCAAGCCGACTGCGATGAAGGCTTGGGAGCATCGTCATCGTCATCCTTGCTTcgattcctcttcttcttcttcttcttatacgGCACACCTCGTGCCTTAGCTTGGCACTCCCTGACCTCACGAAGATAAACACGGATCACGCCTCCAGCAAAAGGGTTCGTCTCTGGTGTCCCCCCGTTCTCTTCATAGGCAGCCCGGAGGCGGCCGATCAGTGCATCAAGGCTACCCCAAGCTTGCCTGAGCGGGCATGTGCAAGGCGCAGGCGGCTCCGGCTGACCAAAGAAGGCACACCCATTTAAGTGAACCTTAGTTTTTCCAAATTGGTCGAGGTATCGGAGGAAGTCGAGCACATGGCTACAATTGCACTGGGCCAGAGAAACTGGAGGCCGTTGATTCTTCAAGTACTGCCCAAAGGTATTCCAATCCCTCCGTTTCTGCGACTCGTATCTGCTCAGCTGAGGAGGTGGTGCTGGTGGCTGATCAGTGATGGCCCGTGACGATGACCCTTCGGCAGAGCCTTTCGCCCCACCGGCTGACATCATGGACGATGGATtgttctgattttttttatttttatttttttttaatagaaggcaagaaatggagaagaagaagagaagggaaTATCAGTTTAATGGTGGAAGGTGGAGATCACATCTTGGCCAACTGAGGGGA containing:
- the LOC131240996 gene encoding protein LIGHT-DEPENDENT SHORT HYPOCOTYLS 10-like, which encodes MMSAGGAKGSAEGSSSRAITDQPPAPPPQLSRYESQKRRDWNTFGQYLKNQRPPVSLAQCNCSHVLDFLRYLDQFGKTKVHLNGCAFFGQPEPPAPCTCPLRQAWGSLDALIGRLRAAYEENGGTPETNPFAGGVIRVYLREVRECQAKARGVPYKKKKKKRNRSKDDDDDAPKPSSQSA